The DNA window aagtaagtattatttcactactatttcatatgacatgttgaaaatcgaactggagactaacaattcttcttaatgactcttgcagcaactgggaagttgtCTCCGGAACGGGCCGGCACATCAATGGCACCTTGGGCCTTCTAATTCGGCAGCACTACCCTCGCATGGTCACCTACGCCTCGGTGACTTCGCCGccctggacgtgggaccacttctatGCCACTGAGGACAGCGAGTTCGGCACCgttgcggcgcggatcaaggccgagttctgggtgagtcttcatcgcactaaattggtcaatactacgcattcattggtcgttcttgaaataatgaaacaaTACATggtgtctgtatgcaggacttcttcaggtgcgacaaagggtttgaggaccgggcggcgcgagtgcaggacaaggtctgtaggtcccGACTCTCGGACCTGTACCACGAGATGCGGCTctagtgcatcatcaactacagcgccaatgtccttggtcaggtggtgaggaaggccgatgccaggaccaggacgctcaccaaggagcagtacctcatggtaagtacgaaacattaatactgactccttccatgaagaataggtaggcttcatttcatcttctgacatatcaataacttgatggcatgcagtaatgtcctgattggtgcgccaggcaccgcctctgctaggaggccattgtggacaggtggctctcggaggagtgggCGGAGAAGCAAACATCTGTCGGGACtaccgcctgcagatgggtggggcgccacaccacTAAGGCAACTGGAGCCTCAGCACGTATGCCCggacatgggtaatcttctttgtattttcatctttatttatttattctaacgctcaattctcattacttgtaatcatctttgtgttttcctcgcagtcccaggcgcaccaaggctaggaatgcaacgagttcatggtgtacgccctggcacacaagggcaaggcgacggcccgagaagtcacctacaacccggcggacgggcccgaggcgtacaccagcGTGAGCAtccacagcaagcttagcgagtatacctcggcggcccacgagcgccatggggaggacttcaatccggccacccagcccctggacacagacctcctgatgaggctgggaggagggaagcagcacggccggtactggatggcggacagcacagtcgactccgcctctgttcccaacctccccgagattcgagcaaggagcacgagctcctccctccccatacgctctcagcagcagagctcacagcagcagatggcggaactccaggttagtactattttattcgtcgttcattgcttttacacatctaccttgcctttgtattgtttaaacattgcgggtggaatgttgcaggccgacttgcggaggttggTGGCCCAGCAGGCGGCCTAGGCGTAGGCCCATCGGCTGtagatggaggctgtacaagcctAGAGGGCGGCCGAGATgcagaggctgcaggacatgttcagcttcatggcgagccttcagaccttgccaggtgtggtcgtgccccagtcgtTGCTCACTctagttgtggctcctcctcctcctgtagggactctggtgagtatatatggttgtttattcctttagcttgtgcggccctcctgtagatactcatgaattcgcttctcctttgtgcagcaacagtcggcgggttcgaacccgactcctcaaggtggaCCTTCTCCATAGgccgggtggacaactggccctcctcaaggtggcagttcacactgcgggtggggaggctggcagtaggtaccgtttatttgtttcttttcatgttgcatggacttgtgttagacttagccttatgttggactactactagagacatatatatatattatgatggatattatcatggatgatgcgaatgtatgatggattatggacaatggatttgtatgtgatgtattatggatggtggatgtgtatgtgatgggttatggatgtgtatgtgatggaatatggatgtgtatgtgatatatcatgtgctgtgtgttgatatatatgtgatttctttgtttgcgctgatggaaagcaaaaaacaaaaaaatagcatttcccccctctttgccgagtgccacactcggcaaagagggctttgccgagtgccatgaccatgacactcggcaaagctgggaaccagagacccaatttcccagctttgccgagtgccagagccatgtcactcggcaaagattgttttaaaaaaaaagaaaaaaaaattctttgccgagtgcaagagtatggcactcgcaaagaattttcaaaaaaaaagaaaaaattctttgccgagtgccgctgaggtggcactcggcaaagaggccgtcagagttgacgtcggtTTGTTTTTGCCaagtgctgacgtgacactcggcaaaggctttaccgagtgcccgatatgtgacactcggcaaagaaacctttgccgacgggttctttgccgactgctctttgccgagtgcagcactcggcaaagcctttaccgagtgtatttcaggctttgccgagtgccgcaggcactcggcaaattgctGGTTTCTAGTAGTGACGGCACAGACCATCAGAAGAAATAAAGAGAAGAGATGATATGGGCTGGACCGTAAGGAAGAGGGAGGGGCTTATGTGGGCTGCGGAATTGCTTGCCACGTCGTACGCTTGCATGGCACCCAGTTCGGCAAAACCAGCCACGAGTTAGCTAATCTGGTTTTAATTAGCTATTAAAGGTGAATAGTGTGCTGGTTTGTGAAACCACCGGGAAGAAATAAACACAAAAATTCTTAGGGGGTTATGCGGACAAACTTAATACGAGGAGGGAGTAATTTGGACTTTTCCTATATATAATCCTCAATACGGTTTTTCTCTAAAGATCTCAGCACGGAGGAAGAGGTGAAGAACTAGTAAGCCCTGAATGGGGCCGGGGATAGCAGCGTCCGAGAGGAAAGTGGAtgcttcttgttcttgttcttgtttttgGTGTGGTTGTTGATATGCTGATTGAGACACATCTTGTTGGTCTTATCAATCCAAAATATGGCAATGGAAGGCCGACTACGAAATTAATAAACGAGCAATGGCATGGCACGAACGGAAAGGGACCACCGAGCTTCCCCCACTTCGATGGCAGACAACTATTACGGTTGATTTatatggttgatttgttgtgagagaaaaatattatttcatgaCTGAAAAGTAGGACTGATTATGGcttataagctcaagcgaacagagcctaTGTTCAGATTAGATGTGTAATCGTCAGTTCGTGACATCCATCAGCCACTATCTGCTCGATGGGTCCCACTTTTCTCCACATGATGTTAAGGATGAACCGAATGAGTAAAAAGCATTGTTTGGCTTTGGCACGAGGAAAGAGATGGTTCGTCATCATCTTaattttttacttttttattTAGTTTGTGAAATACAATAAGTTGATCCATCACCACTTCATTTCTCATAAACTAATGAGTTGATTCTATTAAAATTCATATGATAGACTCACGATGCTGCCCATATAACATAAGGTCGTGGTTCCTCGAACCAAATACACCCTAACTCCTAAATACTGAACCACATCTCGGGACTCAGGAGTCAAACATGCAACCGGGTCAAATAGAGCAAGGAATACTGCTGTAAGAACTCTAGCAGTGCAATCAAATTAGGCAACTCACTCACGTCAGTTTTGgttttggtatatatatgttcAAAAGGTTGTCTAGGCACGCAGGATTCTTAGACATCCGATTTTGGATCTCTAGGGTTATAATTTGTTGGCGGGCAAACGTTTGTGTGTCGGACCTCAATCCAAATAAGTGGTCAATCTTTTGCTTCTACTTTGTTGGATTTCTCAGATGCATCACCCACCCAATACACACACTACCATTATTTTAAATAGCCGGCTAAGGCATTTAGCGATCTATCTCCCAAAACAGCAAATAGCCTGCTATAGCGCCAGCTAACAACTGAATTGTACATCAAAAAACGGTTAAATCCTTCTCAAATAGCTATAGCTAGAAATTTAAAACATTTGCCCACTACATGTGCCCGTACAGTTCTATATGTAATTCTTAATTAACACTTTGGACAAACACAGCATTGGGAAATATTTTCTATTGCAATTTACATAAAAAATCAAGAAAAtgatatatactttatttctcaTTCCCCGATCGATGCGAAACATGTCTCGCGGGATGACTAGTGTGACACGCGTTCCCTACAACGAGCGCGATCCGGCCAGAGATGACTAGGTTGTAAAAGTCGACTGGCTGCGAAGTTGCCGGTGGGACCGTGGGACTTGGAAAGAGAATTAATAAACAAAAAACAAGAGTGACAAAGGCCAGCCACCAAACCCGAGTTTTTCTCATTGGCTTGCGTGCTTATAGTTAATTAAATTTActtaacactactacagaatgcttTTGCGCGGCGGTCGTTTTTGCTTTTCCACGGCGGGCAAAGGCGTCCGCCGCGGCGagaaggtcacggtaaatcgtggccttgCCGCGGCGGGCacctttgcccgccgcggttaatcgatttaccacggcgggcaactaagaatgtccgccacggtaaatcattccgaaaaaacaaaaaaaagagaaaaaacccTGGACAGGCCCGCCAAGCCCATCCACAGGCTCGTCGAGCCCATCCAGGGCTGCAGCGCCGTCGTCGCCCCCGCCGGACGATCCACCACCGGATCCGGTCGATCCACCCCTGGATCCGCCACCAGGAGGAGCGACGCCGCCGGATCTGGACCCGCCGTGGCCCGATCTACAAAGAGGAGAGAGGGACGAGTGAGGGAGATtgaagagaggaagagggagacggCCGGGGATCTGGACCTCCTCGACCTCCGGATCTAGACCTCTGTCTACGAACCTCGAAGGAGAGAAGCCGCCGCCACCTTGCGCCGGAAACCACCGTGGATCCGGGCTGGCACCACCTTCTTGCGCAGCCGTGAAACCACGCCATGACCGCCTCCTTGCGTTTCCCCCGTCGTGGATCCACGCCGTGGGGGCCTCCCCCGCTgacgagggagggagagaggaagagaaggagggagCGCCTGAGCTCCGAGGGTCGCCACCGCGTGCGAGCTCGGAGGGCCACCGCCGCGCGAGCACCCGGGAGCCGCCGTCGCGGGGTGGCGCACGGCGGagggaagagaggaggaggcgcgCGGTCGCATGAGTCGGGGATGAGAGAGGGAGGCGGCTGGGGATGTGGAGTGAGGCTAGGGTTCACAAGTGAAGTGCCACTTATATACGAGCCCAGTAGAAAAGCTGAGATGGGCTTCTTCTGGGCTGAGAGTTTGGGCCTTATTTTTTAAAGCGGGCTTTATAAAATGCCcgtcacggtaaatcgatttaccgtggcgggcttcTTAAGACGCCCGCTACGGTTAATAGGGTATTTTtcgtggcgggcatcttaagacgcccgccacAGTAAATTAATTTACTGTGGCGGACAAAAGAGCCTGtcacggtaaataaaaaatgcccgcatCGGTAAATCACgggattaaccgtggcgggctaaAATGGACGCCCGCCTCAGAGGCCATCGGGGGGGTGTCGCGGTTaatcgtttgtgtagtagtgtaaaCTACTCGCTCTCGCTCTCTGTCCTCAATTCCTCATTGAGCGAGCACACCAAGTCGTCCATGGCAGCAATAAACCATTGAGCAAGTGGCAAAAGAGCTACGGGCCGGCACGCGGTCGTTGGCGCTAGCCGCTCAACTCTTCGTCTGTAACCTGACGATTTCCGTCGTCTTATTGCCATACCAACTTCTTGAACAGAGGTTTCATTCTCACCGTCATGGCATCGCCACCTCCTGCTTCCTCTTCCTCCTTGGAAACAAGTATCTTATCGTTGAGCACTGCGCGGGAGAGCTTGGGTCCGCCATATCTCTGGACCCCTGACCATGAGAGTTCTTACAGAGTTTGTTGCTCTATGGGAGAGGCTTCAGCAGGTGCACCTAGTGCCGGAGGTACCTGATACTTTCACTTAGAGGCTAACGACGGACGGCCTGTACTCGTCGGCCTCGACCTATGGGGCAATGTTTCTTGGCTCCTCTAGACCACTGGGTGCTAAGGAATTGTGGGCGCCGCCTAAAGTCAAGTTCTTTTACTGGCTAGTCATGCACGGTCGCTGCTGGACTGCAGCTAGGCGATTCCGCCATGGACTGCAGGACTCGGACACCTGCATCATTTGTGATCAAGGAGTGGAAACTATGGACCATATTCTTCTCGGGTGCGTCTTCAGCAGGGAAGTATGGGCTCTGTGGTTACGCCGTCTACATCTGGATGACCTCGTGCATGTTCACGAAGAAGAGGCGATGCAATGGTGGCTGCGCAACCGGAAGCTAATCCCGAAGCCTATGCGCCGTGGTTTCGACTCCCTATTTTTCCTGATCGGCTGGATGCTTTGGAAGGAGTGGAACGCAAGGACTTTCAACAGGATCGCAACAACGGCGACACAGCTAGTCCAGAACATCGACGACGAACTCAACGTCTGGGTTTTGGCAGGTTACAGGCACCTATCGTCGCTGCAGACGCTGCTTTGATTAGTAGTTTTTGTCGGCCGTTCAGTCGCATATTTGTATTAGTTTCTAATCACATCCTCATGCGAGCTTGGTAGCCTCGGATTCGGTAATCGTGGGATTACCGTATCTGATTAGGTTTGAAACAAACTTTCTACTCCtacttaatgaaaaacgtgccaCGGCACGTTCGAAAAAAAAAAGTATCTTATCGGTGATCGGTGCTGAGGCACCAGACGACAACTTCCTCTGTACCAGGTACGCACGCAAAAAGGGCGCCCTTAATAATCCTCTGTCTCAGTATCTCCTCATATGACCAGATGCGTTTATTACCCTCATGCATGCTGATTGCTGAGCATGTTCTGCACCATGCGCATCGATCGATGATAGCTGAACAACCAAATTATTTTCGGCAGACGGAAGCACCCAAATCGAAGGCTTCTGCGAGTGGCGAAAACCTGTTATACGGGATCAGAGCACGATATTGCCAAAGATGGCAAACAAGACAGCCCCAGCCGAGACGAGCGATCCAAGCACAGCCATAAGTGCATCTTGAAGATGAACACGCCGGGCCTCAGGTCGCCGGCCGAGCGTCCTCGACGTACCAGCGTCTCAGGGCCGTCTCAACAATTTTAAAGGCCCTTCGGCAAGCCAACGGCAAGGGCCTAGCAATCTAATCTTTTAGGACCAATTTGGCATGATTTTGGCTCCGGTAGCAGCTCATGCGGAGGAGCCCAAAGAGTTGTACCAAACACTTTAGGAGGAGCGCATCCATTTTCTGGTGAATAGAAGAAGAACTGGAGCCATTTTTAGGATTGGAGGACGAGCTGCAATCTGTGATTCTTCCTGCTCGAGTGTTCCGACTTCTCCGAAGGAGCACTTGAAAAGCAGCTAAGCCAAATAAGCCCATAATATGACCATTAATGTGTATAATACTACTAATAAGAGTTAACTTGCAGCATAGGTTGGAAGCGATGAGGAATAGACGAATAGCCAAATATCACAATAGAAAGCGATGGCAATCCAATTCCTAATTACTTGGGCTAAGTGTATGAACCTTTAAATTTTCATTATAATGATCCAAATACATATACTAAGTACTACATACATATACTCATGGGCCCCCTCGTGGCATGGGCCCCCGCCCGTCGCACCTGCTGCCCACCCCCCTAAGGCGGCCATGCAGCGTCTTCATCTTGGATTCGAGGGCAACCTCCCACGTAGTCGGCGACGTGTCATTATTCTCGCCGTCGTTCAGGTCCAGAATGCCCACTACTCCAGCAGGTAGCCCCGCCGCCGCTTACCAGGCGCACGACGGGAGGGTCCTCTCCGTCGCCGGCGTCGGCACCGTATCTTGCGACAACTTCCGTGTCCCCAACGCGCGGTGTGTCCCAGACCTCTACCGACATAAACCTGGTCTCCGTGCAGCAGATTGCTGAATGCGGCTACCTCGTCATGTTCGGCGGCGGCCAGTGCTCTGTCATGGAGCAGAGCTGCGGTAAAATCGTCGGGAAAGGCCGGTTGCACGCCGACGATGGCCCGTACCACCTCGAGTTCCTCGATATCCCACACGACAAAGTCTGTGAAGATAGCACGCCAACATGATATGGTCAATACATACATCTTCCTTGTCACGATATAACAGGGGTGCAGCCTTTCATGCATGTGCTACTCTCTTGTCACAGTATATAGATGTGTGTTCTAAAAAAAAGTATATAGATGTGAATTATTTCCTACAGTATTGTCCTATCGTACATGTATGTATTTATCCCTCTTATCTCTtgcaaggttttaaatctccggctatagctatTTGAGGCAGATCAAGCTATTTGTGTTTATGTACAACTTAGCGGCTATAACCCGCTATAGCTCCATTTAGCCTCCGTTATAGCTTTTTTAGAGGTCATCCGCTAAATACCTTTAGcaggagatttaaaaccttgatcTCTTGGCATCTACATGTACAGCAAACGTATTTGTGTGTTAACCACTTTAAAAATAATGAGCTATAGTGTGCTTGATGAAATTGAACTTTGCGGATGACGCGCGGCCATGATGTTTGCATCACAGGCTACACTAGAAACAAGTGGTAACATGGAGACCACGATATGGTTCTAAAATTTGAAGCATAAATGGCTACAATTTCCAAACTGAGATCATCTAAATTGAATTTTGATTCCACTATTCTACTCTGAAATAAAACCACACTTAGCATATTTGGAAAATATGATGTAAAAGGACCGATTATTGTAAATGTGATGTAACAGAATTTCGAATACTGATTTGTCCTCCGACAGCTATCTCTTTCTCGCTGAGTTCTTCCCCTTTTCCCTCTTTCGTTCTCTCCGAATTCTATTGCGAACATGCCGCTACCGCATCGGCTTCGCGGAGTAGTGCTTTTAGCCAGCTAAGCGTGGAGCCGAAACTCCCGCGTGAGGAGGAGCCGCACCAAACAGGCACTAATCTGATTTCTCCATCCAAGCCATTACCAGATGATGCATTAGCAGCAGCTTTTTTTTGGCACGCTCAAGAACTGCAGCACGTAGAGACCGGACGAATTCTCCTGTGGAGCGACTGCttcgccgaccagctcgggcccCGCGTACAGCGTCGCCCGGTCTCCATCGAACCACGTGCAGATCCTGCTCTGCCTCGTGAGCTCACGGACGCTGATGAGGTTTGATGTGAGCCCTGGCGCAAGGAAAACACCTGGGATTGTGAAGCCTGCGGCTACCATCTGTATGTCGCCTATCATGGTGACGGGCAACGTGTTGCCGTTCGCTACCTGGATCCTCATCTCCCCGCCGGCGCGTCGCGGAGGCTGGAGAGGAGGCTGGCGTCACCCTGGATACTGGCACCTGAATCCAACAGGAGCTttggccgtggcggcggcggtgtcgGTGTCGGTCGcgaagagctgctgctgctgccattgTCACCACCAGGTGGTGCTGCTGGCTGTGCTGCTGATACGGATGCAGTGTAAGCATACATGTCGTCGATGTTTGCCGGCGTTCCTCTTCCACTTCCACCCCACCCACCACCGCCGGATGATTCAGCGACGGCGAGGGAGGGGAGATGCGAGCGAGCTAGGGCGCCGGGCGGGTTCAGAGCTATCGTGTGGACTGGCAGGGACAGCAGCGGCGCCGCCGTCGCTGTCGCTACTCGATCGCTAGGGTTCGGTTTTTTGCTGCTCTGCTGATCCCATTCGATTTGGTAGAGTCGGGGGATGGTAATATAATAAAGCCTCGCGTGGGCCCGGGTGGTTGTCCTCGTCTTGGGCTCCGTGACTCGGAAAACGCACAGAGGGAAATGCACGATCGAACAGTACATACTAGCAAAAATATGTAGTCCTACATGGGCTGCGCAATATAATCCAGGAGCTCGGAAGCCCAAGACAAGAGTCAAAATCAGCCCACGTGGCCATATAGCAGTCCCGGACTCCACGCAGCGACGTGCACATGTCTGAAATCTTTTGTCCCAATTCATTTACCTAGCAATGACGTGCACGATTCATGTTTGCAGAAAATTGAAGATAGCTGGTCCTTACCACTCGTTTCCAGCTACCCATTTGGACTTCCTTCACTTTATACACAATAATTTTGTGacttatatatatatctttatctaaTAATGCTACAACCAGGGCGTCCGACGCTAATGACACCCATCTCTACGAGTGGCGTGATGTGCACCATAACTTTACCTCATTGTTGCATACGCCGATcgcttaataaataaataaacaaattcaACTCCTGGCCGCCTCGCTTTGCTCCGCACGCGCCATCTGCCCAACGAGCTCCTCTCTCTCATGCTTCCCTgctgcttctctctctctctctctctctctctc is part of the Miscanthus floridulus cultivar M001 chromosome 9, ASM1932011v1, whole genome shotgun sequence genome and encodes:
- the LOC136480848 gene encoding uncharacterized protein, giving the protein MFLGSSRPLGAKELWAPPKVKFFYWLVMHGRCWTAARRFRHGLQDSDTCIICDQGVETMDHILLGCVFSREVWALWLRRLHLDDLVHVHEEEAMQWWLRNRKLIPKPMRRGFDSLFFLIGWMLWKEWNARTFNRIATTATQLVQNIDDELNVWVLAGYRHLSSLQTLL